In Euphorbia lathyris chromosome 10, ddEupLath1.1, whole genome shotgun sequence, a single genomic region encodes these proteins:
- the LOC136207943 gene encoding alpha,alpha-trehalose-phosphate synthase [UDP-forming] 6, whose protein sequence is MVSRSYSNLLELASGDSPSFGRMSRRIPRIMTVAGIISDLDDDPSESVCSDPSSSSVQRDRIIIVANQLPIRAQRKTDGSNKSWIFTWDENSLLLQLKDGLGDDEIEVIYVGCLREEIHPSEQDEVSQILLETFKCVPTFIPPDLFSRYYHGFCKQQLWPLFHYMLPLSPDLGGRFNRSLWQAYVSANKIFADRIMEVINPEDDFVWVHDYHLMVLPTFLRKRFNRVKLGFFLHSPFPSSEIYKTLPIREELLRALLNSDLIGFHTFDYARHFLSCCSRMLGLTYESKRGYIGVEYCGRTVSIKILPVGIHMGQLQSVLSLPETEAKVAELIKQFRDQGRIMLLGVDDMDIFKGISLKLLAMEQLLLQHPEWRGKVVLVQIANPARGRGKDVKEVQAETYSTVKRINEAFGKPGYDPLVLIDAPMKFYEKVAYYVVAECCLVTAVRDGMNLIPYEYIISRQGNERLNKVLGLEPSCPKKSMLVISEFIGCSPSLSGAIRVNPWNIDAVADAMDYALEMAEPEKQLRHDKHYKYVSTHDVGYWARSFLQDLERTCRDHSRRRCWGIGFGLSFRVIALDPNFRKLSMEHIVSAYKRTTTRAILLDYDGTLMPQASIDKSPSPKTIDILNNLCRDENNIVFLVSARSRKTLTEWFSQCENLGLAAEHGYFLRLTRDTEWETCVPVTDTAWKQIAEPVMQLYTETTDGSTIEDKETSLVWSYEDADPDFGSCQAKELLDHLESVLANEPVTVKSGQNTVEVKPQGVSKGLVAKRLLSTMQGRGSTPDFVLCIGDDRSDEDMFEVIISSMAGASIGPRAEVFACTVGNKPSKAKYYLDDTTEIVRLMQGLASVSEQTITM, encoded by the exons ATGGTATCAAGGTCATACTCGAATCTCTTGGAGCTCGCCTCAGGGGACTCTCCGTCTTTTGGTCGGATGAGCCGGCGAATCCCGCGGATTATGACGGTTGCTGGCATAATCTCCGACCTAGATGATGACCCCTCGGAAAGTGTATGCTCCGACCCATCATCTTCTTCGGTACAGAGAGACCGGATAATAATTGTGGCGAATCAGCTGCCAATAAGGGCACAGCGAAAAACGGATGGTAGTAACAAGTCATGGATTTTCACCTGGGATGAGAATTCACTTCTGCTCCAGTTGAAAGATGGGTTAGGGGATGATGAAATTGAGGTAATTTATGTTGGTTGTTTGAGAGAGGAAATTCATCCTAGTGAGCAAGATGAGGTTTCACAGATACTTTTGGAGACCTTCAAATGTGTGCCTACATTTATTCCCCCTGATCTTTTCAGCAGGTATTATCATGGATTTTGTAAGCAACAGCTCTGGCCTTTGTTTCATTACATGTTGCCTTTGTCACCTGACCTTGGTGGTAGGTTTAACCGATCTCTGTGGCAAGCATACGTTTCAGCTAATAAGATTTTTGCTGATAGGATTATGGAGGTCATCAACCCTGAGGATGATTTCGTATGGGTACATGATTATCATCTTATGGTCTTGCCCACTTTCCTTAGGAAGAGGTTTAATAGGGTCAAACTTGGGTTTTTCCTCCATAGCCCCTTCCCTTCCTCTGAGATTTACAAGACATTGCCTATTCGGGAAGAGCTTCTTCGAGCCTTGCTGAATTCGGATCTGATTGGATTCCATACTTTTGACTATGCTAGACATTTCTTGTCTTGCTGTAGTAGAATGCTTGGTCTTACCTATGAATCCAAAAGGGGATATATAGGGGTTGAGTATTGTGGTAGAACTGTGAGCATTAAAATTTTGCCTGTTGGTATACACATGGGTCAGCTTCAGTCAGTTTTAAGTCTTCCAGAGACTGAAGCAAAAGTTGCAGAGCTCATTAAGCAGTTCCGTGACCAGGGTAGGATAATGTTGCTGGGGGTAGATGATATGGATATCTTTAAGGGCATAAGTTTAAAGCTGCTGGCAATGGAACAGTTACTTCTGCAGCATCCGGAATGGCGAGGCAAGGTAGTTTTGGTTCAGATAGCAAATCCTGCTAGGGGTAGAGGAAAAGATGTGAAAGAGGTCCAGGCTGAGACATATTCCACTGTCAAACGAATCAATGAAGCCTTTGGGAAGCCTGGATATGATCCTCTCGTGTTGATTGATGCACCAATGAAGTTTTACGAGAAAGTCGCATACTATGTTGTTGCTGAGTGTTGTTTGGTCACTGCTGTGAGGGACGGAATGAATCTCATACCTTACGAATACATAATCAGTCGCCAAGGAAATGAGCGACTCAATAAGGTTTTGGGACTCGAACCATCTTGCCCCAAGAAGAGCATGTTAGTTATCTCTGAGTTTATCGGTTGTTCCCCATCACTTAGTGGGGCAATTCGAGTAAACCCCTGGAATATCGATGCAGTAGCAGACGCAATGGACTATGCCTTGGAGATGGCGGAGCCAGAAAAACAACTCCGACATGATAAACATTACAAGTATGTTAGTACTCATGATGTTGGATATTGGGCACGTAGCTTCCTTCAAGATCTAGAGAGGACATGTCGTGATCATTCGAGGAGGAGATGCTGGGGTATCGGATTTGGATTGAGCTTCAGAGTCATAGCACTTGATCCGAACTTCAGAAAGCTTTCAATGGAACATATTGTGTCAGCTTACAAGAGGACCACAACTAGGGCGATTCTTCTGGATTATGATGGTACTCTGATGCCTCAGGCTTCAATTGATAAAAGCCCGTCTCCTAAAACAATTGACATCCTAAATAACTTATGTAGAGATGAGAATAATATTGTTTTCCTTGTTAGTGCTAGAAGCCGCAAAACTCTTACTGAATGGTTTTCTCAGTGTGAGAATCTAGGATTAGCTGCAGAACATGGCTACTTCCTTAG ACTAACGCGAGACACCGAATGGGAAACATGTGTACCTGTAACAGACACGGCTTGGAAGCAGATAGCAGAACCGGTGATGCAACTTTATACTGAAACAACTGATGGGTCCACTATTGAGGATAAGGAAACTTCACTGGTATGGTCTTATGAGGATGCGGATCCAGATTTTGGTTCGTGCCAAGCTAAAGAACTTCTAGATCATCTCGAGAGCGTCTTAGCAAATGAACCTGTAACAGTCAAGAGTGGTCAAAACACAGTGGAAGTTAAACCTCAG GGAGTAAGCAAGGGGCTGGTGGCGAAACGGTTACTATCAACGATGCAAGGAAGGGGATCGACACCAGATTTTGTATTGTGCATAGGAGATGACAGATCGGATGAAGATATGTTTGAGGTAATAATAAGTTCAATGGCAGGGGCATCAATTGGTCCAAGGGCAGAGGTATTTGCATGTACTGTTGGGAACAAACCAAGTAAGGCTAAATATTATCTGGATGATACAACTGAAATTGTTAGATTGATGCAAGGTTTGGCTTCAGTTTCGGAACAGACAATTACTATGTAG